The following proteins are co-located in the Noviherbaspirillum sp. UKPF54 genome:
- a CDS encoding glycosyltransferase family 39 protein: MTDHYKSQLPISKPALWALLLIFCAVWFYALGARTLVPTDEGRYAEMAREMVATGDWITLRLNGLKYFEKPPLQTWMNAITFEAFGLGEWQARLWTGLCGLFGILITAYAGTRVFGRRIGFHAGLVLASSLFWAALGHVNTLDMGLAGMMTLTLAALLLAQHNDASGREQRNWMLACWAGMALAVLSKGLIGIVLPGAVLVLYTLLSRDWAIWKRLHFGAGLLLFFAIATPWFVLVSLKNPEFPNFFFIHEHFQRFTSKVHHRAGPWYYFIPILILGIVPWLGVLAQSLWNARREPMQGFRPKKMLLVWSVFIFFFFSISGSKLPSYILPIFPSLALLIACHLEKASDKAIMLTAALVALFAAVGLGFVGKIPELASNAYEKPIYQAYLPWVVAGAVIALAGGLLAAFLARRRREWSLIALAAATFVSGQVLMIGHEPLGRYKAGLDHVPAIAAELTPQTPIFLVRLYEQSLPFYLRRTMTLVEHADEMEFGVKQEPQLWIPTRAEFVAKWNALHAEGKKAVAIIHPDAFVELKKQGLPMRIIAQDPRRIIVTNDIKNS, translated from the coding sequence ATGACAGATCACTATAAATCGCAACTTCCGATCTCCAAACCCGCCCTCTGGGCCTTACTCCTGATCTTCTGCGCAGTCTGGTTTTACGCGCTCGGCGCCCGCACGCTGGTGCCGACCGACGAAGGCCGCTACGCTGAAATGGCGCGGGAAATGGTCGCCACCGGCGATTGGATCACGCTGCGCCTGAACGGCCTCAAGTACTTCGAAAAGCCGCCGCTGCAAACCTGGATGAATGCAATTACCTTCGAGGCATTCGGGCTGGGCGAGTGGCAGGCCCGGCTATGGACCGGCCTGTGCGGCCTGTTCGGCATCCTGATCACAGCCTATGCGGGAACGCGGGTCTTCGGCCGGCGCATCGGCTTCCATGCCGGACTGGTGCTTGCATCCAGCCTGTTCTGGGCGGCGCTCGGCCACGTCAATACGCTGGACATGGGACTGGCAGGCATGATGACGCTCACGCTCGCCGCCCTGCTGCTTGCGCAACACAATGACGCCAGCGGGCGCGAGCAGCGCAACTGGATGCTGGCATGCTGGGCCGGCATGGCACTCGCGGTGCTGTCCAAGGGCTTGATCGGCATCGTGCTGCCCGGCGCCGTGCTGGTGCTGTACACCCTGCTGTCGCGCGACTGGGCGATCTGGAAACGCCTGCATTTCGGCGCCGGCCTGCTGCTGTTCTTTGCGATTGCGACGCCCTGGTTCGTGCTGGTGTCGCTGAAGAATCCGGAATTCCCGAATTTCTTCTTCATCCACGAGCATTTCCAACGCTTTACCAGCAAGGTGCACCATCGCGCCGGCCCGTGGTATTACTTCATCCCGATACTGATACTCGGCATCGTGCCATGGCTGGGCGTGCTCGCGCAAAGCCTGTGGAATGCGCGCCGCGAGCCGATGCAAGGCTTCCGGCCGAAGAAAATGCTGCTGGTCTGGTCGGTATTCATTTTCTTTTTCTTCAGCATTTCCGGCTCCAAGCTGCCTTCGTACATCCTGCCGATTTTCCCGTCGCTGGCCCTGCTGATCGCCTGCCACCTGGAAAAGGCATCGGACAAGGCAATCATGCTGACGGCGGCCTTGGTCGCGCTGTTCGCCGCAGTCGGTCTCGGTTTCGTCGGAAAGATTCCCGAGCTGGCCAGCAATGCCTACGAAAAGCCGATCTACCAGGCCTACCTGCCGTGGGTTGTGGCCGGTGCGGTGATAGCATTGGCGGGCGGCCTGCTTGCAGCCTTCCTGGCGCGCCGCCGGCGGGAATGGTCGCTGATCGCATTGGCGGCCGCCACGTTCGTCAGCGGGCAGGTCTTGATGATCGGTCACGAGCCGCTCGGCCGCTACAAGGCCGGCCTCGACCACGTACCCGCGATTGCCGCGGAACTGACGCCGCAGACGCCGATTTTCCTGGTGCGCCTGTACGAGCAGTCGCTGCCCTTCTACCTGCGGCGCACCATGACCCTGGTCGAGCACGCCGATGAAATGGAGTTCGGCGTCAAGCAGGAGCCGCAACTGTGGATTCCGACCCGCGCGGAATTCGTGGCGAAATGGAACGCACTGCATGCCGAAGGCAAGAAGGCGGTCGCGATCATCCATCCCGACGCCTTCGTCGAACTGAAAAAACAAGGCTTGCCGATGCGCATCATCGCGCAAGATCCGCGCCGCATCATCGTGACCAACGACATCAAGAATTCATGA
- a CDS encoding Mth938-like domain-containing protein: protein MKLHATPTQHYQTATAYDDTGVEINAVRFAHSLVVLPETPPAPWPPTSFDALLPEHFAQIEAMVPDVVILGTGRRQRFIHPKLIAALSARHIGVECMDNQAACRTYNILMGEGRKVALALIFDQTA, encoded by the coding sequence ATGAAGCTGCATGCCACCCCGACCCAACATTATCAAACCGCCACGGCCTACGACGATACGGGCGTCGAAATCAATGCCGTGCGCTTCGCCCACAGCCTCGTGGTATTGCCCGAGACACCTCCTGCGCCGTGGCCGCCCACTTCGTTCGATGCCTTGTTGCCCGAGCATTTCGCCCAGATCGAAGCCATGGTGCCGGATGTCGTCATTCTGGGTACCGGCCGTCGCCAGCGTTTCATCCATCCGAAGCTGATCGCGGCTCTTTCCGCGCGGCACATCGGCGTCGAATGCATGGATAACCAGGCTGCCTGCCGCACCTACAACATCCTGATGGGCGAAGGCCGCAAGGTCGCCCTGGCCCTCATTTTCGACCAAACGGCATGA
- a CDS encoding pyridoxal phosphate-dependent aminotransferase, translated as MRPIQKSKKLADVCYDIRGPVLEKAKQMEDEGHKIIKLNIGNLAVFGFDAPDEIVRDMILNLPNSAGYTDSKGLFAPRKAIMHYTQEKKIPGVTIDDIYIGNGASELIVMGMNALLNSGDEVLVPAPDYPLWTAAVSLSGGTPVHYVCDEQADWYPDIEDIKRKITTNTKAIVVINPNNPTGALYPTELLEQIVELARQHQLIVFADEIYDKTLYDGATHTSIASLADDVLFVTLNGLSKNYRSCGYRAGWMVVSGQKKHAKDYIEGLNMLASMRLCANVPGQFAIQTALGGYQSINDLVGPGGRLARQRDLAHRLLTEIPGVSCVKPRAALYMFPKLDPKMYPIENDQQFAYELLAEEKVLIVQGTGFNWIAPDHFRVVFLPNSDDLGEAVGRIARFLDGYRRRHGAA; from the coding sequence GTGCGACCGATTCAAAAATCGAAAAAACTGGCAGACGTCTGTTATGACATTCGCGGCCCTGTCCTGGAAAAGGCCAAGCAAATGGAGGACGAGGGTCACAAGATCATTAAGTTGAATATCGGCAACTTGGCCGTGTTCGGCTTCGACGCACCGGACGAGATCGTGCGTGACATGATCCTGAACCTGCCGAATTCTGCCGGATATACCGATTCGAAGGGGTTGTTCGCGCCACGCAAGGCCATCATGCATTACACCCAGGAAAAAAAGATCCCGGGGGTGACGATCGATGACATTTATATCGGCAACGGTGCGTCCGAGCTGATCGTGATGGGCATGAACGCGCTGCTCAACAGTGGCGACGAAGTGCTGGTGCCGGCGCCCGATTATCCGCTGTGGACGGCGGCGGTCAGCCTGTCCGGCGGCACTCCGGTGCACTATGTCTGTGACGAACAGGCCGACTGGTATCCGGACATCGAGGACATCAAGCGCAAGATCACGACCAATACCAAGGCGATCGTGGTCATCAACCCGAACAACCCGACCGGCGCGCTGTACCCGACGGAATTGCTGGAGCAGATCGTCGAGCTGGCGCGCCAGCATCAGTTGATCGTGTTTGCCGACGAGATCTACGACAAGACCCTCTACGACGGCGCGACCCACACCTCGATCGCATCGCTGGCGGACGACGTGCTGTTCGTGACCCTGAACGGCTTGTCGAAGAACTACCGTTCCTGCGGCTATCGCGCCGGCTGGATGGTGGTGTCGGGCCAGAAGAAGCATGCGAAGGATTACATCGAAGGCCTGAACATGCTGGCGTCGATGCGCCTGTGCGCCAACGTGCCCGGGCAGTTCGCGATCCAGACCGCGCTGGGCGGTTACCAGAGCATCAACGACCTGGTCGGGCCCGGCGGACGTCTGGCGCGGCAGCGCGACCTGGCGCACCGGCTGCTGACCGAGATTCCGGGCGTATCCTGCGTCAAGCCGCGCGCGGCGCTCTACATGTTCCCGAAGCTCGATCCCAAGATGTACCCGATCGAGAACGATCAGCAGTTCGCCTATGAACTGCTGGCCGAGGAGAAGGTGCTGATCGTGCAGGGTACCGGCTTCAACTGGATCGCACCCGACCATTTCCGCGTCGTGTTCCTGCCGAATTCGGACGATCTGGGCGAGGCGGTCGGGCGCATCGCGCGCTTCCTCGACGGCTACCGCCGCCGGCACGGCGCGGCCTAG
- the glp gene encoding gephyrin-like molybdotransferase Glp: protein MTEKKPMLSAAEALDLLLAAVEPIAQTQTLPTLEANGRVLAEGQVSQLNVPPMDNTQMDGYAVRAIDCAGGAARLKVAQRIPAGQVGQPLQAGTAARIFTGAMIPPGADAVVMQEQCEPEKTVEGDFVTIRHAPQAGEWIRRSGEDIRAGSVILQAGTRLRAQELGLAASVGLASLPVVRKPRVAVFFTGDELAMPGEPLKPGAIYNSNRFTLRGLLENLGCEITDYGIVPDSLDATRDTLRRAAAGHDLIITSGGVSVGEEDHIKPAVEAEGRLNMWQIAIKPGKPLAFGEINRADQDSRAYFIGLPGNPVSSFVTFLLFVRPFILRLQGVADVAPKAFRMRADFVLPKGDRRNEFLRAKINGSGGLDLFANQGSAVLTSTAWGDGLIDNPPGQAIGQGDMVRFIPFNELLY, encoded by the coding sequence ATGACTGAAAAGAAGCCCATGCTGAGCGCAGCCGAGGCGCTCGATTTGCTGCTTGCCGCGGTCGAGCCGATCGCGCAAACGCAGACGCTGCCGACACTGGAGGCGAACGGCCGTGTGCTCGCCGAGGGGCAGGTTTCGCAGCTCAATGTCCCGCCGATGGACAATACCCAGATGGACGGCTACGCGGTGCGCGCGATCGACTGCGCCGGCGGCGCTGCCCGGCTGAAGGTGGCCCAGCGCATTCCGGCCGGCCAGGTGGGACAGCCGCTGCAGGCCGGCACCGCGGCGCGAATTTTCACCGGTGCGATGATCCCGCCGGGCGCGGACGCGGTCGTGATGCAGGAGCAGTGCGAGCCGGAAAAGACCGTCGAGGGCGACTTCGTGACGATCCGGCACGCGCCGCAAGCCGGAGAGTGGATTCGCCGCAGCGGCGAGGACATCCGGGCCGGCAGCGTCATCCTACAGGCCGGAACCCGGCTGCGCGCGCAGGAACTGGGTCTGGCCGCCTCGGTCGGACTGGCCAGCCTGCCGGTGGTGCGCAAGCCGCGCGTGGCGGTATTTTTCACCGGCGACGAACTCGCGATGCCGGGCGAGCCCCTGAAACCCGGCGCGATCTACAACTCCAACCGCTTCACGCTGCGCGGCCTGCTGGAAAACCTCGGCTGCGAGATCACCGATTACGGCATCGTGCCCGATTCGCTGGATGCCACGCGCGATACCTTGCGCCGCGCCGCCGCCGGCCACGACCTGATTATCACGTCGGGCGGGGTGTCGGTCGGCGAGGAAGACCACATCAAGCCAGCGGTCGAGGCCGAAGGGCGGCTGAACATGTGGCAGATCGCGATCAAGCCGGGCAAGCCGCTCGCGTTCGGCGAGATCAACCGCGCGGATCAAGACAGCCGTGCCTATTTCATCGGTCTGCCCGGCAACCCGGTATCGAGCTTCGTGACCTTCCTGCTGTTCGTGCGGCCGTTCATCCTGCGGCTGCAGGGTGTGGCCGACGTGGCGCCGAAAGCGTTCCGCATGCGCGCCGACTTCGTCTTGCCAAAGGGCGACCGCCGCAACGAATTCCTGCGCGCGAAGATCAATGGCAGCGGCGGGCTCGACCTGTTCGCCAACCAGGGCTCGGCCGTATTGACCTCGACGGCGTGGGGCGACGGCCTGATCGACAATCCGCCGGGGCAGGCAATCGGGCAGGGCGACATGGTGCGCTTCATTCCGTTCAACGAACTATTGTATTAG
- a CDS encoding homoserine dehydrogenase, producing MKPIKVGLLGIGTVGSGTFNVLKRNQEEITRRAGRSIQITMVADLNTARAKELTNGECEVVNDANLVVSNPEIDIVIELIGGYGIAKDLVMKAIANGKHVVTANKALLATHGTEIFKAAQEKGVMVAFEAAVAGGIPIIKALREGLTANRIEWIAGIINGTTNFILSEMRDKGLDFDVVLKEAQRLGYAEADPTFDIEGVDAAHKATIMSAIAFGIPVQFDKAYVEGITKLQATDIRYAEQLGYRIKLLGIAKRTQVNGSEGIELRVHPTLIPAKRLIANVEGAMNAVLVQGDAVGATLYYGKGAGSEPTASAVIADLVDITRLATADPEHRVPHLAFQPDAMTDTPILPMSEVTTSYYLRMQVADQPGVLADITRILADSTISIDAMLQKEPAEGETRADIIILTHQTKEKNIVAAIGKIEALSTVVGAVTKIRLEQLS from the coding sequence ATGAAACCCATCAAAGTAGGCTTGTTAGGCATCGGTACCGTCGGTTCCGGCACGTTCAACGTATTGAAGCGCAACCAGGAAGAGATTACGCGCCGCGCCGGACGTTCGATCCAGATCACGATGGTGGCCGATCTGAACACGGCCCGTGCGAAGGAGCTGACCAACGGCGAGTGTGAAGTAGTCAATGACGCCAACCTGGTTGTGAGCAATCCGGAAATCGACATCGTCATCGAGCTGATCGGCGGCTACGGCATCGCCAAGGACTTGGTGATGAAGGCGATCGCCAACGGCAAGCACGTGGTCACCGCCAACAAGGCGCTGCTGGCGACGCACGGCACCGAGATCTTCAAGGCGGCGCAGGAAAAGGGCGTGATGGTGGCGTTCGAGGCGGCGGTTGCCGGCGGCATCCCGATCATCAAGGCGCTGCGCGAAGGCTTGACCGCCAACCGCATCGAGTGGATCGCCGGCATCATCAACGGCACCACCAACTTCATCCTGTCTGAAATGCGCGACAAGGGCCTGGACTTCGACGTCGTGCTGAAAGAGGCGCAGCGCCTGGGCTATGCCGAAGCCGATCCGACCTTCGATATCGAAGGCGTCGACGCGGCACACAAGGCGACCATCATGTCGGCCATCGCCTTCGGCATCCCGGTGCAGTTCGACAAGGCCTATGTGGAAGGCATCACCAAGCTGCAGGCGACCGACATTCGCTACGCGGAACAGCTCGGCTATCGCATCAAGCTGCTTGGCATCGCCAAGCGCACCCAGGTCAATGGCAGCGAAGGGATTGAACTGCGCGTGCACCCGACCCTGATTCCGGCCAAGCGCCTGATCGCCAACGTGGAAGGCGCGATGAACGCGGTGCTGGTGCAGGGCGACGCGGTCGGCGCGACGCTTTATTACGGCAAGGGTGCCGGCTCCGAGCCGACCGCATCCGCGGTGATCGCCGACCTGGTCGACATCACCCGTCTGGCGACGGCCGATCCGGAGCATCGCGTGCCGCACCTCGCGTTCCAGCCGGATGCGATGACCGATACGCCGATCCTGCCGATGTCGGAAGTGACGACTAGCTACTACCTGCGCATGCAAGTGGCGGACCAGCCGGGCGTGCTGGCCGATATCACGCGCATCCTGGCGGATTCGACGATTTCGATCGACGCCATGCTGCAGAAGGAGCCGGCCGAGGGTGAGACCCGCGCCGACATCATCATCCTGACGCACCAGACGAAGGAAAAGAACATCGTGGCGGCGATCGGAAAGATCGAGGCGCTCTCTACCGTCGTCGGTGCAGTGACCAAGATCCGCCTGGAACAGCTAAGCTGA
- the moaD gene encoding molybdopterin converting factor subunit 1: MNIQLRFFASIREALGTAQESVALPAHVQTVGEVRAFLRERGGAWAEALAEGRALRMAYNHQMTDAATRIAEGCEVAFFPPVTGG, translated from the coding sequence ATGAATATTCAGCTTCGATTTTTCGCCAGCATCCGCGAAGCGTTAGGCACGGCCCAGGAATCCGTCGCACTGCCGGCGCATGTGCAGACCGTCGGTGAGGTGCGCGCCTTCCTGCGCGAGCGCGGCGGTGCGTGGGCCGAGGCACTGGCGGAAGGGCGCGCGCTGCGCATGGCGTACAACCATCAGATGACGGATGCAGCAACGCGCATCGCGGAAGGCTGCGAGGTGGCGTTCTTCCCGCCGGTGACGGGGGGCTGA
- a CDS encoding helix-turn-helix domain-containing protein, whose protein sequence is MKKTSTPSSPPEVGVMLQKLRLKRGLTLDDLSRAAGVSKSMLSQIEREKANPTIAVAWRLANALGVGIEELLSSEAQEVEAIHILEPHETPTLPGSHAGYVLRILGPMELAGKYEWYELTLVPDGALVSNPHDPGTSEYLTLLHGALEVEVDGTKKKLKAGGTARYLADKSHAIRNVGKTEAKALLVVIHR, encoded by the coding sequence ATGAAAAAAACCAGCACGCCAAGTTCCCCGCCCGAAGTCGGGGTCATGCTCCAGAAGCTGCGCCTCAAGCGCGGCCTCACGCTGGACGACCTGTCGCGCGCGGCCGGCGTGTCGAAATCCATGCTGTCGCAGATCGAGCGGGAAAAGGCGAATCCGACCATCGCGGTCGCCTGGCGCCTGGCGAACGCGTTGGGAGTTGGCATAGAAGAACTGCTGTCGAGCGAAGCGCAGGAAGTCGAAGCGATCCATATCCTGGAGCCGCATGAGACGCCGACCCTGCCGGGCAGCCATGCCGGCTATGTATTGCGCATCCTGGGGCCGATGGAATTGGCGGGGAAATACGAATGGTATGAACTGACGCTGGTGCCGGATGGCGCGCTGGTGTCCAATCCGCACGACCCGGGCACGTCGGAATACCTGACGCTGCTGCACGGCGCGCTGGAAGTCGAAGTGGACGGCACGAAGAAAAAGCTGAAGGCGGGCGGGACCGCGCGTTACCTGGCTGACAAGAGCCACGCGATCCGCAATGTCGGCAAGACCGAGGCGAAAGCCTTGTTGGTCGTCATCCACCGATAG
- the thrC gene encoding threonine synthase: protein MQYVSTRGQVSAQFPAQSFSQILLGGLAPDGGLYLPVEYPKVSGDELDAWRKLSYADLAFEVLKKFATDIPQEDLKALAHKTYTADVYRNARAGEDASQITPLRVLEERDGAKLVLQALSNGPTLAFKDMAMQLLGNLFEYELAKEHSELNIFGATSGDTGSAAEYAMRGKKGIRVFMLSPHRKMSAFQTAQMFSLQDPNIFNIAVEGVFDDCQDMVKAVSNDLEFKTRQKIGTVNSINWARVVAQVVYYFRGYLSATTANEQKVSFTVPSGNFGNICAGHIARMMGLPINKLVVATNENDVLDEFFRTGVYRVRKSAETYHTTSPSMDISKASNFERFIYDLLDRDAERVRALFKKVETHGGFDLSGKPGSDGDEFKKVAQYGFVSGKSVHADRIATIRDVQAKYGVTIDTHTADGVKVARENLVAGETMIVLETALPAKFNETIREALGRDAERPAGFENIEALPQRFEVMAPDVEKMKAYIASRTGL, encoded by the coding sequence ATGCAATACGTTTCCACCCGCGGCCAAGTATCGGCACAATTTCCGGCGCAATCCTTTTCCCAGATCCTCTTGGGTGGCCTCGCTCCCGACGGCGGTCTTTATCTGCCGGTCGAATATCCGAAGGTCAGCGGCGACGAGCTCGATGCGTGGCGCAAGCTGTCCTACGCCGACCTCGCTTTCGAGGTGCTGAAGAAGTTCGCGACCGACATCCCGCAGGAAGACCTGAAGGCGCTGGCGCACAAGACGTATACCGCCGACGTGTACCGCAATGCGCGCGCCGGCGAGGATGCGTCGCAGATCACGCCGCTGCGCGTGCTGGAAGAGAGGGACGGAGCGAAACTGGTATTGCAGGCCCTGTCGAACGGGCCGACGCTGGCGTTCAAGGACATGGCGATGCAACTGCTCGGCAACCTGTTCGAGTACGAGCTGGCCAAGGAGCATTCGGAGCTGAACATTTTCGGCGCGACTTCCGGCGACACCGGCAGCGCGGCCGAATACGCGATGCGCGGCAAGAAGGGTATCCGCGTGTTCATGCTGTCGCCGCACAGGAAGATGAGCGCGTTCCAGACCGCACAGATGTTCAGCCTGCAGGATCCGAATATCTTCAATATCGCAGTCGAAGGCGTGTTCGACGATTGCCAGGACATGGTGAAGGCGGTGTCGAATGACCTCGAATTCAAGACGCGCCAGAAGATCGGCACCGTCAATTCGATCAATTGGGCGCGCGTGGTCGCGCAGGTCGTGTACTACTTCCGCGGCTATCTGTCGGCGACTACTGCCAATGAACAGAAGGTGTCGTTCACCGTCCCGTCGGGGAACTTCGGCAATATCTGCGCCGGCCATATCGCTCGCATGATGGGCCTGCCGATCAACAAGCTGGTGGTGGCGACCAACGAGAACGACGTGCTCGACGAATTTTTCCGCACCGGCGTCTACCGCGTGCGCAAGTCGGCCGAAACCTATCACACCACCAGCCCCAGCATGGACATCAGCAAGGCGTCCAATTTCGAACGTTTCATCTATGACCTGCTGGACCGCGACGCCGAGCGCGTGCGCGCGCTGTTCAAGAAGGTGGAAACGCACGGCGGCTTCGACCTCTCCGGCAAGCCGGGCAGCGACGGCGACGAATTCAAGAAAGTCGCGCAGTACGGCTTCGTATCCGGCAAATCGGTGCACGCGGACCGCATCGCGACCATCCGCGACGTGCAGGCGAAATACGGCGTGACGATCGACACCCACACCGCCGACGGCGTGAAGGTGGCGCGTGAAAACCTGGTTGCGGGCGAGACCATGATCGTGCTGGAAACCGCCTTGCCGGCGAAGTTCAACGAGACGATCCGCGAAGCGCTCGGGCGCGACGCCGAACGTCCGGCCGGCTTCGAGAATATCGAGGCGCTGCCACAGCGTTTCGAGGTGATGGCGCCGGACGTCGAGAAGATGAAGGCCTACATCGCCAGCCGCACCGGCTTGTGA
- the kbl gene encoding glycine C-acetyltransferase, whose translation MSATTAREDFYSGLDRNLAILREQGLYKPERVIASRQGPEVTSDDGRTLINLCANNYLGLSGDEAMVRAAIDATEKYGYGLSSVRFICGTQTVHKQLERALSEFLGMQDTILYAAAFDANGGLFEPLFDENDAIISDALNHASIIDGIRLCKAARFRYEHNDMADLEKQLQAAADKRHKVIVTDGVFSMDGTIAQLDRICDLADRYGALVMIDESHATGFMGKTGRGTHEHHGVMGRIDIITGTLGKALGGAMGGFTAARREVIDTLRQKSRPYLFSNSLAPAIAGASLAVLQRLSSSTELRDRLHENTAYFRKAIAELGFTIKPGTHPVVPVMLFDAPLAQKFAARLYELGVLATGFFYPVVPMGQARVRVQLSAAHSREQLDKALAAFTQAGRELGILKN comes from the coding sequence ATGAGTGCAACAACTGCACGAGAAGACTTTTATTCGGGTTTGGACCGTAATCTCGCCATCCTGCGCGAGCAGGGACTGTACAAGCCCGAGCGCGTGATCGCATCGCGCCAGGGCCCGGAAGTGACGAGCGACGACGGACGTACCCTGATCAACCTGTGTGCGAACAATTACCTCGGCCTGTCGGGCGACGAAGCGATGGTGCGCGCGGCGATCGACGCGACCGAGAAATACGGCTACGGCCTGTCCTCGGTACGCTTCATCTGCGGCACCCAGACGGTGCACAAGCAGCTGGAGCGTGCGCTGTCCGAATTCCTCGGCATGCAGGACACCATCCTGTACGCGGCGGCTTTCGACGCCAACGGCGGCCTGTTCGAGCCTCTGTTCGACGAGAACGACGCGATCATTTCGGATGCGCTGAACCATGCGTCCATCATCGACGGCATTCGTCTGTGCAAGGCGGCGCGCTTCCGTTACGAGCACAACGACATGGCCGACCTGGAAAAGCAGTTGCAGGCTGCCGCGGACAAGCGTCACAAGGTGATCGTCACCGACGGCGTGTTCTCGATGGACGGCACGATCGCGCAGCTCGACAGGATCTGCGACCTGGCCGACCGTTACGGCGCGCTGGTGATGATCGACGAAAGCCACGCGACCGGCTTCATGGGCAAGACCGGCCGCGGCACGCACGAGCATCATGGCGTAATGGGCCGGATCGACATCATCACCGGCACGCTCGGCAAGGCGCTGGGCGGCGCAATGGGCGGATTCACCGCGGCGCGGCGCGAAGTGATCGATACCCTGCGCCAGAAGTCGCGCCCCTACCTGTTTTCCAATTCGCTGGCGCCGGCGATCGCCGGGGCATCGCTGGCCGTGCTGCAGCGCCTGTCGTCGTCGACCGAGCTGCGCGACCGCCTGCACGAGAACACCGCCTACTTCCGCAAGGCGATTGCCGAACTGGGATTCACGATCAAGCCCGGCACGCATCCGGTGGTGCCGGTGATGCTGTTCGACGCGCCGCTGGCGCAGAAATTCGCGGCGCGCCTGTATGAACTGGGCGTGCTGGCGACCGGCTTCTTCTATCCGGTGGTGCCGATGGGGCAGGCGCGCGTGCGCGTGCAGCTATCGGCCGCGCACAGCAGGGAGCAACTGGACAAGGCGCTCGCCGCGTTCACGCAGGCAGGCCGGGAACTCGGTATTTTGAAGAATTGA
- a CDS encoding NAD-dependent epimerase/dehydratase family protein produces the protein MERILVIGANGQIGSELVEALAAKHGAENVIAADIAPRSLFGALSYETVDVLDKERVVQIVERYGVTQVYQLAALLSVTGEQAPLKAWTLNMNGLLNILELARERGQAGKPLKVFWPSSIAAFGPHTPAVDTPQLAVMDPTTIYGISKQAGERLCEYYFSKFGVDVRSIRYPGIISYKSPPGGGTTDYAIAIFHAAKRHERYACFLGPETTLPMIYMPDAIRATIELMDAPAEQIRVRSAYNVAGLSFNPRELAQAIKKRVPGFEIAYQPDHRQAIADTWPHSLDDTYARADWGWQAAIGLDRLVEDMLAHIEAPALHHAA, from the coding sequence ATGGAACGGATTTTGGTCATCGGCGCCAATGGGCAGATCGGCAGCGAACTGGTGGAGGCGCTGGCCGCGAAACATGGCGCGGAGAACGTGATTGCGGCGGATATCGCGCCGCGCAGCCTGTTCGGCGCACTCAGCTACGAAACGGTCGATGTGCTCGACAAGGAGCGCGTGGTACAGATCGTCGAGCGCTATGGCGTGACGCAGGTCTACCAGCTCGCGGCGCTATTGTCCGTGACCGGCGAACAGGCGCCGCTGAAGGCGTGGACGCTGAACATGAACGGGCTGCTGAACATCCTGGAACTGGCGCGCGAACGCGGGCAGGCCGGCAAGCCGCTGAAGGTGTTCTGGCCGTCGTCGATCGCGGCCTTCGGCCCGCATACGCCGGCGGTCGACACGCCGCAACTGGCGGTGATGGATCCGACCACCATCTATGGGATCAGCAAGCAGGCCGGCGAGCGGCTGTGCGAATACTACTTCAGCAAGTTCGGCGTCGACGTGCGCAGCATCCGCTATCCAGGCATCATCAGCTACAAGTCGCCGCCGGGCGGCGGCACCACCGATTATGCGATCGCGATCTTCCATGCGGCCAAACGCCATGAGCGCTACGCCTGCTTCCTCGGCCCGGAAACCACGCTGCCGATGATTTACATGCCGGACGCGATTCGTGCCACGATCGAGCTGATGGATGCGCCGGCCGAGCAGATCCGCGTGCGCTCCGCCTATAACGTGGCGGGCCTGAGCTTCAATCCACGCGAACTGGCGCAGGCGATCAAAAAGCGCGTGCCGGGCTTCGAGATCGCTTACCAGCCCGACCATCGGCAGGCGATCGCCGATACTTGGCCGCACAGCCTGGATGACACCTATGCGCGGGCGGACTGGGGCTGGCAGGCGGCGATCGGGCTGGACCGGCTGGTGGAGGACATGCTTGCGCATATCGAGGCGCCCGCGCTGCATCACGCCGCGTAA